A single region of the Planctomycetaceae bacterium genome encodes:
- the fliE gene encoding flagellar hook-basal body complex protein FliE: MINFNPNVSSSMPVGMGSGGQASAKPQGNSDFADAINAVEKNISKVDDAQHSSDVSIQDLLTGKNEDINMVVTEVAKADMSFKLLVGVRNKLIEAYKQTMNMPI, encoded by the coding sequence ATGATAAATTTTAATCCTAACGTAAGTTCCTCAATGCCGGTTGGAATGGGTTCCGGCGGTCAGGCAAGCGCCAAGCCGCAGGGAAATTCCGATTTTGCCGACGCAATCAATGCCGTCGAGAAAAATATATCCAAAGTCGATGACGCGCAGCATTCTTCCGACGTGTCGATACAGGATTTATTGACCGGCAAAAACGAGGACATCAATATGGTAGTAACCGAAGTGGCAAAAGCGGATATGAGCTTCAAACTTCTTGTCGGCGTCAGGAACAAATTGATTGAGGCCTACAAACAAACAATGAATATGCCAATATAG
- the fliF gene encoding flagellar M-ring protein FliF: MDFFQKLRVIWQNVSFVQRVLLLSIAIAFVLVSVVLTHWARTPDFTVLYSGLDAEEASKIVEKIAEKGISYNLANGGTTIYAPKANIAQLRLDMAKDGLPQGGQKGYGIFDDEKIGISPFVQNVNLNRALQDELAKSIQMIDGVVHVRVHIVTPEHNVFNASAMQPSASVVLRLRAGYKLSNVNVAAITHLVAGSVEGLKAESITIVDSQGRLLSTDSGSAISAGVGTVVDYRERVEQSLSGKVEEMLATVLGHGRASVKVSVDLDMNSTSLTTKSYDATGVTVKEEITEKSKTAPAAASAEGAPVAAGGKETDNTITTNKLFGEKTQTVNELPGTIKSISVAAFVDLYPSDPNNKELIIPEASVMEIIKNAIGIKDDSAIKVVNARFYKPVIAAVEEPKKLDLVAIAGQASLGIMAICALVVLKMFSGANKKAGAAVAAVAQMPAGMQLPGGGAAGMLPASVEINDPSMLRKQIANSLRSNPEQAKQLFSSWIEEKAN, from the coding sequence ATGGACTTTTTCCAGAAGTTAAGAGTGATATGGCAGAATGTAAGCTTCGTGCAGAGAGTACTGCTCCTGTCGATAGCTATCGCATTTGTGCTCGTCAGCGTGGTTTTGACACATTGGGCACGCACGCCTGATTTTACCGTGTTATATTCAGGTTTGGATGCAGAAGAAGCGTCCAAAATCGTTGAGAAGATTGCCGAGAAGGGCATCTCGTACAACCTCGCAAACGGCGGCACAACGATATACGCACCGAAAGCAAACATCGCGCAGCTCCGCCTTGATATGGCAAAAGACGGTCTCCCGCAGGGCGGTCAAAAAGGTTACGGAATATTCGATGACGAGAAAATCGGTATCAGCCCATTCGTGCAGAATGTAAATCTCAACCGCGCCCTTCAGGATGAACTTGCAAAAAGCATACAAATGATTGACGGCGTTGTTCACGTAAGAGTGCACATTGTAACGCCCGAACACAACGTATTCAACGCATCGGCAATGCAGCCCAGCGCATCTGTCGTTCTGCGATTGAGAGCGGGTTATAAATTGAGCAACGTAAATGTCGCGGCGATAACACACCTTGTCGCCGGCAGCGTCGAAGGACTTAAAGCCGAAAGCATTACAATCGTTGACAGTCAGGGAAGACTGCTGTCAACAGACTCCGGCAGTGCCATCAGCGCGGGCGTTGGAACAGTTGTCGATTACAGGGAAAGAGTCGAACAGAGTCTGTCGGGCAAAGTTGAAGAAATGCTTGCGACAGTTCTCGGACACGGCAGAGCTTCGGTAAAAGTCAGCGTAGATTTGGATATGAACAGTACAAGTCTTACAACAAAATCCTACGATGCGACCGGCGTGACTGTAAAAGAAGAGATTACGGAAAAATCCAAAACAGCTCCCGCTGCCGCAAGCGCTGAAGGCGCACCGGTTGCCGCGGGCGGTAAGGAAACCGACAACACGATTACTACCAATAAACTTTTCGGCGAAAAAACTCAAACGGTAAACGAACTGCCCGGCACGATAAAATCAATTTCTGTCGCGGCGTTCGTGGATTTGTACCCGTCTGACCCAAATAACAAAGAATTAATTATACCCGAAGCCAGCGTGATGGAGATTATTAAAAACGCGATTGGTATTAAAGACGATTCAGCAATCAAAGTTGTAAACGCCAGATTTTATAAGCCGGTGATAGCGGCAGTCGAAGAGCCGAAAAAACTCGACCTCGTCGCGATAGCCGGTCAGGCGTCGCTTGGCATTATGGCGATTTGTGCACTGGTGGTCTTAAAGATGTTCAGCGGAGCAAATAAAAAGGCCGGCGCTGCGGTCGCCGCTGTGGCTCAAATGCCTGCGGGAATGCAGCTTCCCGGCGGCGGGGCGGCAGGTATGCTTCCGGCTTCGGTTGAAATCAATGACCCATCAATGCTGCGAAAGCAGATTGCAAATAGCTTAAGAAGCAACCCTGAACAGGCAAAACAATTATTCTCAAGCTGGATTGAAGAAAAAGCGAACTAA
- a CDS encoding FliI/YscN family ATPase — MTVGKINKTLNIKNNASAEFGSDLIDFDKFRSALRGVNLLNCQGCVIRVSGLTVESSGPKVGIGELCGINLRDGKSVLAEVVGFHNDRLVLLPLEHIEGISPGDTVTSRTSPRFITLGENILGRVLNGLGEPIDGKGPLDGEDKQALDASSPPALSRKKITQPLSLGIRSIDGMLTIGRGQRVGIFAGSGVGKSVLLGDIANSSDADVNVVALIGERGREVREFLEENLGPEGLARSVVIIAASDSPPIQRVKAAFVAVTIAEYFRDKGRNVLFMMDSFTRFAQAQREIGLAAGEPPAAKGYCPSVFALMPRIVERLGNSDIGSITGILTVLVENDDLSDPVADSARSLLDGHIVLSRKLADRSHFPAVDILGSVSRLMSTVASKEHKIAAQKMREIYATYIDAEDLINIGAFSAGSNRRIDGAIALIDKLKGFLVQGVRERTGFDDTVGQLVSIAGVWDEMLNVNVAGKK; from the coding sequence ATGACAGTCGGGAAAATTAATAAAACACTGAATATTAAAAACAATGCTTCGGCAGAGTTTGGAAGCGATTTAATCGATTTCGATAAATTTCGCTCGGCTCTTCGCGGCGTTAATCTGCTGAACTGTCAGGGCTGTGTGATTCGCGTTTCCGGCCTTACGGTGGAGTCCAGCGGCCCGAAAGTCGGTATCGGCGAGCTTTGCGGAATCAATCTTCGCGATGGCAAAAGTGTTCTTGCAGAAGTTGTCGGCTTTCACAATGACCGTCTTGTTCTGCTGCCGCTTGAGCATATTGAAGGTATTTCGCCGGGTGATACGGTAACAAGCCGAACGTCGCCGCGGTTTATTACGCTGGGTGAAAATATTCTCGGGCGTGTATTAAATGGTTTGGGCGAACCAATCGACGGCAAAGGCCCGCTGGACGGCGAGGATAAACAGGCTTTGGACGCAAGCAGTCCGCCGGCGTTGAGCAGAAAAAAAATTACGCAGCCTCTTTCGCTTGGTATTCGTTCCATTGATGGAATGCTGACAATCGGCAGAGGGCAGCGTGTTGGTATTTTTGCCGGCAGCGGCGTAGGCAAAAGCGTACTGCTGGGCGATATCGCAAATTCGAGCGACGCAGATGTGAACGTTGTTGCACTGATTGGCGAACGCGGCCGTGAGGTTCGCGAATTTCTCGAAGAAAATTTAGGCCCGGAAGGTCTGGCACGCAGCGTTGTTATAATCGCAGCGTCCGATTCGCCGCCTATTCAAAGAGTTAAGGCCGCGTTTGTCGCTGTTACTATCGCGGAATATTTCAGAGACAAAGGCCGAAACGTGTTGTTTATGATGGATTCGTTTACACGTTTTGCGCAGGCGCAGCGAGAGATAGGGCTTGCAGCGGGTGAGCCGCCTGCCGCAAAAGGGTATTGCCCGAGCGTTTTTGCGTTGATGCCGAGAATTGTTGAGCGGTTAGGCAACTCTGATATCGGAAGCATTACGGGTATTCTTACTGTTCTTGTTGAGAACGATGATTTGTCCGACCCGGTCGCAGACAGCGCACGAAGTTTGCTCGACGGCCATATCGTATTGTCGCGCAAACTGGCCGACAGAAGTCATTTCCCTGCTGTTGATATATTAGGAAGCGTAAGCAGACTTATGTCAACCGTTGCAAGTAAAGAACACAAAATCGCGGCTCAAAAGATGAGGGAAATATATGCTACTTATATTGACGCCGAAGATTTAATCAATATCGGCGCGTTTTCAGCGGGCAGCAACCGCAGGATTGACGGAGCAATCGCGCTGATAGACAAGCTGAAAGGTTTTCTTGTTCAGGGCGTTCGGGAGCGAACTGGTTTTGACGATACGGTCGGCCAACTTGTTTCCATCGCGGGAGTTTGGGACGAGATGCTGAATGTAAATGTTGCAGGAAAGAAATAG
- a CDS encoding flagellar FliJ family protein: MKRFVWRMQRVLDIKIKEEQVKRAELFEITQKLTQAQSELVMQKTILADTINDLSKESPKKRLDKQELFLKFAAVNDELIKKLGKQVAEIEKQQKEKISEVMRIKQFRKSLERLREETKMQFIKEQEKVEQKDADELTTIRYSRKIMEADKWQNKEMSL; the protein is encoded by the coding sequence ATGAAACGTTTTGTCTGGCGAATGCAGCGGGTACTTGACATAAAAATTAAGGAAGAACAGGTTAAAAGAGCCGAACTGTTTGAAATAACCCAAAAGCTGACGCAGGCTCAAAGCGAGCTGGTTATGCAGAAAACGATATTGGCAGATACGATAAACGATTTGTCGAAGGAATCGCCGAAGAAGCGGTTAGACAAACAGGAATTGTTCCTGAAATTCGCGGCTGTCAACGATGAGCTTATCAAAAAGCTCGGAAAACAGGTGGCCGAGATTGAAAAGCAGCAAAAAGAAAAAATCAGTGAAGTTATGAGAATAAAGCAGTTCAGAAAAAGCCTTGAACGGCTTCGTGAAGAAACGAAAATGCAGTTTATAAAAGAACAGGAAAAAGTTGAACAGAAAGACGCTGATGAGCTTACGACCATCAGATACTCCCGCAAGATTATGGAAGCGGATAAATGGCAGAATAAGGAGATGAGTCTGTGA
- a CDS encoding MotA/TolQ/ExbB proton channel family protein, protein MDIATICGIIFGFVTVIGTILFEGNLAIFFNIPALAIVGGGCTCATMIHFSLPQLLGIFSIIKKTFVTKLPSQAMIIQKMVDFATINRRDGTLALEQEIRKLNDPFFARGLQMLVDGQNAEAIHEIMSMEVQYQQERHAMGKKILEFMGASCPSFAMVGTLIGLISMLSKMESPEEVGRGMAVALVCTFYGAFTANMLCLPLAGKLGQYSKAETIIKEMIIEGVCAIAKGENPTAVREKIHVFVSAGRRENLKVKS, encoded by the coding sequence ATGGATATTGCAACAATATGCGGAATTATTTTTGGTTTTGTTACTGTTATCGGCACAATTCTATTTGAAGGAAATCTGGCTATATTCTTTAATATTCCTGCGCTGGCTATCGTAGGCGGCGGCTGTACCTGCGCAACGATGATTCATTTTTCGCTGCCGCAGCTTTTGGGTATTTTTTCCATCATTAAAAAAACATTTGTTACGAAACTGCCCTCACAGGCAATGATAATACAAAAGATGGTGGACTTTGCGACTATTAACAGACGTGACGGAACGCTGGCACTGGAGCAGGAAATACGAAAATTGAACGATCCGTTTTTCGCTCGCGGCCTGCAAATGCTTGTGGACGGCCAGAACGCCGAGGCCATTCACGAAATTATGTCTATGGAAGTTCAGTATCAGCAGGAACGCCACGCGATGGGCAAAAAAATCCTTGAGTTTATGGGCGCTTCGTGTCCGTCGTTTGCGATGGTTGGTACGCTGATTGGTTTGATATCGATGTTGAGCAAAATGGAAAGCCCTGAAGAGGTAGGACGCGGTATGGCGGTTGCTTTGGTTTGCACGTTTTATGGTGCTTTTACAGCTAATATGCTGTGTCTTCCGCTGGCCGGAAAATTAGGACAGTATTCCAAAGCCGAGACAATTATCAAGGAAATGATTATCGAAGGCGTCTGTGCGATAGCCAAGGGCGAAAACCCGACGGCAGTTCGTGAAAAAATACACGTGTTTGTTTCCGCCGGCCGGCGTGAAAACTTAAAGGTTAAATCCTAA
- a CDS encoding OmpA family protein has protein sequence MKGKGPPPEEKGEQAPLWIISFADMISLLMAFFVMLLTMSHSARQGKICEEGSGVFEKTMEGFRTSISSYGVPNWFGSEQENMDFGAEKSHYNVKGPEPKVDTTRIIDYREEKIRQMYQKLTENAKTMKSQIQGSRPEFTVLPITFSEGQTVLNSTSQQILNGFINNLSGASASIKTIYVVGLAPEESDETKQWIISTMRAQEVSDYIKTKVVSRFSVYSWGAGSGGAWVTREGVISKDSQISIAILKEHE, from the coding sequence ATGAAAGGCAAAGGACCACCTCCGGAAGAAAAAGGCGAACAGGCGCCGCTGTGGATTATTTCATTTGCGGATATGATTTCGCTGCTGATGGCGTTCTTTGTTATGCTTTTGACGATGTCGCATAGCGCTCGTCAGGGTAAAATATGCGAAGAAGGTTCCGGCGTTTTTGAAAAAACGATGGAGGGGTTCCGTACGTCGATATCAAGTTATGGAGTGCCAAACTGGTTCGGCTCTGAACAGGAAAATATGGATTTCGGCGCTGAAAAAAGCCATTATAACGTCAAAGGGCCTGAACCGAAAGTGGATACAACGAGGATAATCGATTACCGTGAAGAGAAAATCCGGCAGATGTATCAGAAACTTACCGAAAACGCCAAGACGATGAAATCTCAAATCCAGGGCTCAAGGCCGGAGTTCACTGTTTTGCCGATAACATTCAGCGAAGGACAAACTGTTTTGAATAGTACTTCACAACAGATTTTGAACGGATTTATTAATAATCTGTCCGGTGCATCGGCCAGTATAAAGACAATATACGTAGTCGGTCTTGCGCCGGAGGAATCAGACGAAACCAAGCAGTGGATAATTTCGACAATGCGGGCGCAGGAGGTGTCGGATTACATAAAAACCAAAGTGGTGTCCCGCTTTTCTGTTTATTCGTGGGGCGCCGGTTCCGGCGGAGCGTGGGTTACACGTGAAGGTGTAATTTCAAAAGATTCGCAGATATCAATCGCAATTTTGAAAGAGCACGAGTAA
- a CDS encoding flagellar biosynthetic protein FliO: MKSSKKMVILSLTLILMLCATKMVSSAEKRTVCADADSNSLLNLLTDDSGVKNESVKPALTVGSNSDVGIKGLFYKMIFMVLLMVFLGAAVLYISKKLLPKINLPGKKIQMTETVHLGQRKSLHLVKIGSKTLLIGSTNENITNLADVSEQMMELEE, from the coding sequence ATGAAGTCTTCTAAAAAAATGGTCATATTGTCGCTGACGCTGATTCTAATGTTATGCGCGACAAAAATGGTTTCCTCCGCGGAAAAACGTACGGTCTGCGCTGATGCCGACAGCAATTCACTCTTGAATTTGCTGACAGATGACAGCGGTGTTAAGAACGAAAGTGTTAAGCCCGCTCTGACCGTTGGTTCAAACAGTGATGTCGGCATCAAAGGCCTGTTCTACAAAATGATTTTCATGGTTCTGCTGATGGTCTTTCTCGGCGCAGCGGTGCTTTATATCTCCAAAAAACTGCTGCCGAAAATTAATCTGCCCGGCAAAAAAATACAAATGACAGAAACCGTTCATCTTGGACAACGCAAGTCGCTGCACCTGGTAAAAATCGGCAGCAAGACGCTTCTTATCGGCAGTACAAATGAAAATATCACCAACCTCGCCGATGTTTCAGAGCAGATGATGGAACTTGAGGAATAA
- the fliP gene encoding flagellar type III secretion system pore protein FliP (The bacterial flagellar biogenesis protein FliP forms a type III secretion system (T3SS)-type pore required for flagellar assembly.), whose product MTMKAVQKIILLFIVLSAGSFAFAEDAAAPTNALPSLNDLVSVIDKSTQQNPEEQNGKDWSTPVKLAIIFSGLAILPSLLVMMTSFTRIVIVLSFVRKALGTQTIPPTIAIIGLALFLTLYTMTPTFTKINQTSIQPYLAEQIDFGVACTKAADGIKEFMLRQCRPTDLALFVQMSKIAPPKDPMQIGLHVVIPAFIISEFRISFEIGCLLFIPFLVIDLVISSVLLSAGMMMLPPVMISMPFKLILFILVDGWGLLAKSLGLGFN is encoded by the coding sequence ATGACGATGAAAGCTGTTCAAAAAATTATTTTGCTTTTCATTGTTCTTTCGGCCGGCTCTTTCGCATTTGCAGAGGATGCCGCTGCTCCAACAAATGCGCTGCCGAGTCTTAACGATTTGGTCTCGGTCATCGATAAATCCACCCAGCAAAATCCAGAAGAGCAAAACGGCAAAGACTGGTCAACACCTGTAAAACTTGCAATCATTTTCAGCGGACTGGCGATTCTGCCGAGTCTTTTGGTGATGATGACGTCTTTTACGCGAATTGTTATCGTGCTGTCGTTCGTCCGCAAGGCGCTGGGCACGCAGACAATTCCGCCTACCATCGCAATCATCGGTCTTGCGCTGTTTCTTACGCTTTATACGATGACGCCGACATTTACAAAAATTAATCAGACAAGCATTCAGCCGTACCTTGCCGAGCAGATTGATTTCGGAGTCGCCTGCACAAAAGCCGCCGATGGCATAAAAGAGTTTATGCTTCGTCAGTGCCGGCCGACCGATTTAGCTCTGTTTGTGCAGATGTCGAAAATAGCGCCGCCAAAAGACCCGATGCAGATTGGTCTGCACGTGGTGATTCCCGCGTTCATCATCAGCGAGTTTCGCATATCTTTCGAAATCGGCTGCCTTTTGTTTATTCCGTTTCTTGTGATAGACCTCGTTATTTCGAGCGTCTTGTTGAGTGCGGGTATGATGATGCTTCCGCCGGTGATGATTTCTATGCCGTTTAAGCTGATATTGTTCATTCTCGTTGACGGCTGGGGATTGCTGGCGAAAAGTCTTGGTTTGGGATTCAATTAA
- a CDS encoding flagellar biosynthetic protein FliQ → MDSSFVIYLGRHTLEISLLVAAPILLTCIVVGVVVTLFQAVTSIRDMSLTVAPKLVAVGFVTLMCGSWMLDLLLKFTMEIFGYIQNIAR, encoded by the coding sequence ATGGATAGCAGTTTTGTAATTTATCTTGGCAGGCATACGCTTGAGATTTCATTGCTTGTGGCTGCGCCGATTTTGCTGACGTGTATTGTGGTAGGCGTTGTTGTTACGCTGTTTCAGGCCGTTACATCGATACGCGATATGTCATTGACGGTTGCGCCGAAACTTGTGGCCGTCGGTTTCGTAACGCTGATGTGCGGAAGCTGGATGCTCGATTTGCTTCTGAAGTTCACAATGGAAATTTTCGGCTATATACAAAATATCGCGCGGTAG
- the fliR gene encoding flagellar biosynthetic protein FliR — MITKLLGFMLVLTRVSAFFVVAPIFSAEIVPARIRICIVVLISIFFASVSPPPMDFGGVTELQAILLLINESIYGFALGLISVLIYSAVKVAGQHIEREMGLTMGEIFDPISGESGESLGLVIDMLFILMFLNANGHHMLLMIISKSYQAFPVGTFVSIPDLVEGVVKAGSVMLTASLRLAAPMLAAFLLLLIVLAVFSRLMPDMDILFISMPLRVGLGLLMLGTFLPFINQFVSEFADWMGKLLPL, encoded by the coding sequence ATGATAACAAAACTGCTCGGATTTATGCTGGTGCTCACACGGGTATCGGCTTTTTTTGTAGTAGCTCCGATTTTCAGCGCAGAAATAGTTCCCGCCAGAATCCGAATATGTATTGTTGTGCTAATATCGATTTTCTTTGCCTCGGTTTCTCCGCCTCCGATGGATTTCGGCGGAGTTACCGAACTCCAGGCGATTCTGCTTTTGATTAACGAATCGATTTATGGTTTTGCGCTGGGACTGATAAGCGTTTTGATATATTCAGCGGTAAAAGTCGCCGGCCAGCACATCGAACGCGAGATGGGGCTGACGATGGGCGAAATTTTCGACCCGATAAGCGGCGAAAGCGGCGAATCGCTCGGTCTTGTTATCGATATGCTGTTTATATTGATGTTCCTGAACGCCAACGGCCATCACATGCTTCTTATGATAATTTCCAAAAGCTATCAGGCGTTTCCTGTCGGGACTTTCGTATCTATTCCCGACCTGGTCGAGGGTGTCGTCAAGGCGGGTTCGGTAATGTTGACGGCAAGTCTGCGGCTGGCGGCTCCGATGCTTGCGGCGTTTTTACTGCTGCTGATAGTTCTTGCGGTCTTTTCACGTTTGATGCCTGATATGGATATTTTATTTATCAGTATGCCGCTGCGCGTAGGGCTCGGCCTGTTGATGCTCGGCACATTTTTGCCTTTTATAAATCAATTCGTAAGCGAGTTTGCCGACTGGATGGGCAAACTTTTGCCATTGTAG
- the flhB gene encoding flagellar biosynthesis protein FlhB, with amino-acid sequence MADSSASDKTEKPTYRKLQKAHEQGQVAQSEELPNVVAILALVMVLFVFAPDMLRWFVQQMKIGMSAQNNIFTDSETFIKFFKAEITSAITILMPVFAALVVGGILSCLVVSGIHFSSKALVPKFDQINPVNGFKRLFNLKALVKLAISIAKLIFISVIVWKYLQGKIESLALIRWAWTGGIIVAISNLILGMLTRICIAILIIALADVAFQKWKYIRDLMMTKQELKQERKDMEGSPEIKSRVRRIQMEMAKKRMLKDVATANVVLVNPTHVAVALKYNPKTMDAPIMVAKGADLMAEKIREIARAYGVPIIRRPEIARAIYYGVKKPGDTIPQKLYAAVAEILAMIYRLRRRGA; translated from the coding sequence TTGGCGGACAGTTCAGCATCTGACAAAACAGAGAAACCGACGTACCGAAAGCTCCAAAAAGCACATGAGCAGGGACAGGTTGCGCAGAGTGAGGAACTGCCGAATGTCGTCGCGATTTTAGCTCTTGTTATGGTACTGTTCGTATTTGCGCCGGATATGCTGCGGTGGTTTGTTCAGCAGATGAAAATAGGAATGTCTGCTCAAAATAATATTTTCACAGACAGCGAAACATTTATAAAATTCTTCAAAGCGGAAATTACAAGTGCAATAACAATTTTGATGCCTGTTTTCGCGGCTCTGGTTGTCGGGGGAATACTTTCCTGCCTGGTCGTGAGCGGAATACATTTTTCGTCAAAAGCTTTGGTTCCAAAGTTCGACCAGATAAATCCCGTAAACGGATTCAAACGCCTGTTCAATCTCAAAGCACTTGTTAAACTTGCCATCTCAATCGCAAAACTGATATTCATTTCAGTTATAGTGTGGAAATATCTTCAGGGCAAAATAGAATCGCTGGCCTTGATTCGATGGGCATGGACAGGTGGAATCATCGTGGCAATCAGCAATTTAATATTGGGAATGCTGACACGTATTTGCATCGCGATACTGATTATAGCGCTGGCCGATGTCGCTTTCCAGAAATGGAAATACATCAGAGACCTGATGATGACCAAGCAGGAACTCAAGCAGGAAAGAAAAGATATGGAAGGCTCGCCGGAAATAAAATCGCGCGTCCGCAGAATCCAGATGGAAATGGCCAAAAAGCGTATGCTCAAAGATGTTGCAACGGCCAATGTCGTACTTGTCAACCCGACTCACGTAGCTGTGGCATTAAAGTACAACCCTAAAACGATGGATGCGCCGATTATGGTCGCCAAAGGCGCAGACCTTATGGCAGAGAAAATCAGGGAAATCGCCAGAGCTTATGGTGTGCCGATTATCAGAAGGCCGGAAATTGCAAGAGCGATTTATTATGGTGTGAAAAAGCCCGGCGATACGATACCGCAGAAATTATATGCCGCCGTTGCGGAAATACTGGCGATGATTTACAGACTCCGTCGCAGAGGTGCTTAA